From Pseudarthrobacter equi, a single genomic window includes:
- the atpA gene encoding F0F1 ATP synthase subunit alpha — protein sequence MAELTINADDVRNALNEFAASYEPGNAERVEVGRVTTASDGIARVEGLPSVMANELLRFEDGTLGLAQNLDVREIGVIILGDFTGIEEGQEVHRTGQVLSVPVGDAFLGRVVDPLGVPIDDLGEIKAEATRALELQAPGVTQRKSVHEPMQTGLKAIDAMIPIGRGQRQLIIGDRQTGKSAIAIDTIINQKANWASGDVTKQVRCIYVAIGQKASTIAAVRQTLEDNGALEYTTIVASPASDPAGFKYLAPYAGSAIGQHWMYGGKHVLIVFDDLSKQAEAYRAVSLLLRRPPGREAYPGDVFYLHSRLLERCAKLSDELGAGSMTGLPLIETKANDVSAYIPTNVISITDGQIFLQSDLFNANQRPAVDVGVSVSRVGGAAQVKSMKKVSGTLKLELAQYRDMQAFAMFASDLDAASRQQLTRGARLMELLKQGQYSPFPVEDQVVSIWAGTNGHLDDVPVEDVNRFETEFLEHLKHKSSILTTLAQTNVMDDDTAAALKSSIIDFKKGFFGEGDNHLVGAGHEAHDAISEGEVDQEKIVKQKR from the coding sequence ATGGCCGAATTGACCATCAACGCCGACGACGTCCGTAATGCGCTGAACGAGTTCGCGGCGTCCTACGAACCCGGAAACGCAGAACGCGTAGAGGTCGGCCGCGTAACCACCGCTAGTGACGGCATCGCCCGTGTTGAGGGCCTTCCCTCGGTCATGGCGAACGAGCTGCTGCGCTTCGAGGACGGCACGCTGGGCCTCGCCCAGAACCTTGACGTCCGCGAAATCGGCGTCATCATCCTCGGCGACTTCACCGGTATCGAAGAAGGCCAGGAAGTCCACCGCACGGGACAGGTTCTGTCCGTGCCCGTGGGCGACGCCTTCCTCGGCCGCGTAGTCGACCCGTTGGGCGTGCCCATCGACGACCTCGGCGAGATCAAGGCTGAAGCCACCCGTGCCCTGGAGCTCCAGGCTCCCGGCGTGACGCAGCGCAAGTCGGTTCACGAGCCGATGCAGACCGGTCTCAAGGCCATCGACGCCATGATTCCGATCGGACGCGGCCAGCGTCAGCTGATCATTGGTGACCGCCAGACCGGCAAGTCGGCCATTGCGATCGACACCATCATCAACCAGAAGGCCAACTGGGCTTCCGGCGATGTGACCAAGCAGGTCCGCTGCATCTACGTGGCGATCGGCCAGAAGGCATCCACTATTGCCGCTGTCCGCCAGACCCTCGAGGACAACGGCGCGCTCGAGTACACCACCATCGTGGCGTCTCCCGCATCCGACCCCGCCGGCTTCAAGTACCTGGCACCGTACGCAGGTTCCGCGATCGGCCAGCACTGGATGTACGGCGGCAAGCACGTCCTCATCGTGTTTGATGACCTGTCCAAGCAGGCTGAAGCCTACCGCGCCGTGTCCCTGCTGCTCCGCCGCCCGCCGGGACGCGAAGCCTACCCGGGTGACGTCTTCTACTTGCACTCCCGTCTCCTGGAGCGTTGTGCAAAGCTCTCCGACGAGCTCGGTGCCGGTTCCATGACGGGCCTGCCGCTGATCGAGACCAAGGCGAACGACGTGTCCGCCTACATCCCGACCAACGTCATCTCCATCACCGACGGCCAGATCTTCCTGCAGTCGGACCTCTTCAACGCCAACCAGCGTCCCGCAGTCGACGTGGGCGTTTCGGTGTCCCGCGTTGGCGGTGCAGCGCAGGTGAAGTCCATGAAGAAGGTCTCCGGCACGTTGAAGCTGGAACTCGCCCAGTACCGCGACATGCAGGCGTTCGCTATGTTTGCCTCGGACCTGGACGCCGCGTCACGCCAGCAGCTCACCCGTGGAGCCCGCCTGATGGAACTGCTCAAGCAGGGCCAGTACTCACCGTTCCCGGTTGAGGACCAGGTTGTCTCCATCTGGGCAGGCACCAACGGCCACCTGGATGACGTTCCGGTTGAGGATGTGAACCGGTTCGAAACCGAGTTCCTGGAGCACCTCAAGCACAAGTCCTCCATCCTCACCACGCTGGCGCAGACCAACGTGATGGACGATGACACCGCAGCAGCTCTGAAGTCCTCCATCATCGACTTCAAGAAGGGCTTCTTCGGCGAAGGCGACAACCACTTGGTGGGCGCAGGCCACGAGGCACATGACGCCATCTCCGAGGGCGAAGTCGACCAGGAAAAGATCGTCAAGCAGAAGCGCTAG
- a CDS encoding F0F1 ATP synthase subunit delta, translated as MAGVSSESLATALAALEVKLPTASLQLAKELFGILGMVDSSAGLRRALTDPSRNGDEKSALVRQLVGGKVSADAAEVAGGLASSRWASARDIGDALETLAATVVISVAENKSAVSASGITGLEELENDLFSFNQAVASSHEVQRALSEPQASGAAKAALAEKLVPGVSEEAKVLITQAVTQPRGIKATRLVERFAELAAKRQQRWIATVSVTRPLTSTQLSRLQAGLNALYGRELKVNINVDPALIGGIRVQVGDEVLDASVISRLGELQRQLAG; from the coding sequence ATGGCAGGCGTATCGAGCGAATCGCTGGCAACAGCACTGGCCGCGCTGGAAGTAAAGCTTCCCACCGCATCGTTGCAGCTGGCTAAGGAACTCTTCGGAATTCTGGGAATGGTGGACAGCTCGGCTGGCTTGCGCCGCGCCCTGACTGACCCGTCCCGTAACGGTGACGAAAAGTCGGCGCTGGTCAGGCAGCTGGTTGGCGGAAAAGTCTCCGCTGATGCTGCAGAGGTCGCGGGCGGATTGGCCAGTTCACGCTGGGCATCTGCTCGGGACATCGGCGATGCACTCGAGACTCTTGCCGCAACGGTGGTCATTTCCGTTGCTGAAAACAAGTCGGCCGTTTCTGCCTCCGGCATCACTGGCCTGGAAGAACTGGAGAACGACCTGTTCTCCTTCAACCAGGCCGTGGCGTCCAGCCACGAGGTACAACGTGCTCTGTCCGAACCACAGGCCAGCGGGGCAGCCAAGGCTGCCCTTGCCGAAAAGCTGGTGCCCGGTGTCAGTGAGGAAGCAAAAGTCCTCATTACCCAGGCAGTCACCCAGCCCCGCGGCATCAAGGCGACGCGCCTGGTGGAACGGTTCGCCGAGTTGGCGGCCAAGCGGCAGCAGCGCTGGATTGCAACGGTCAGCGTGACCCGTCCCCTGACGTCGACGCAGCTGTCCCGCCTCCAGGCGGGCCTGAACGCGCTGTACGGACGGGAACTGAAGGTCAACATCAACGTTGATCCGGCACTCATTGGCGGTATCCGCGTCCAGGTGGGTGACGAAGTGCTCGACGCTTCGGTCATCAGCCGCCTGGGCGAGCTGCAACGCCAGCTGGCCGGCTAG
- a CDS encoding F0F1 ATP synthase subunit B yields the protein MNQLIISAATEGEKVNPLVPNLWEMGVVLVGFAILMFIVVKFVVPMFEKTFAERAEAIEGGIAKAEKAQAEASAALEEYKQQLTDARTEANRIREEARAEGAQILADLKEKAAAESARITAQAHAQIESERQAAVVSLRSEVGTLATTLAGRIVGESLNDDDRSARVVDRFLADLETQSAGAAK from the coding sequence ATGAATCAGCTGATCATCTCAGCCGCCACTGAAGGCGAAAAGGTTAACCCCCTCGTTCCCAACCTTTGGGAAATGGGCGTTGTCCTGGTTGGCTTCGCGATTCTCATGTTCATCGTGGTCAAGTTTGTTGTCCCGATGTTCGAGAAGACCTTTGCCGAGCGAGCCGAAGCCATCGAAGGTGGCATTGCCAAGGCTGAAAAAGCCCAGGCTGAGGCGTCTGCTGCACTCGAAGAGTACAAGCAGCAGCTGACCGACGCCCGCACCGAAGCAAACCGCATTCGTGAGGAAGCACGCGCCGAAGGTGCGCAGATCCTCGCGGACCTCAAGGAGAAGGCTGCTGCCGAGTCTGCACGCATCACTGCGCAGGCACACGCACAGATCGAATCCGAGCGCCAGGCGGCCGTTGTGTCCCTGCGCTCCGAGGTTGGCACCCTGGCCACCACCCTTGCCGGCCGCATCGTGGGCGAATCGCTCAACGACGACGACCGCTCAGCACGGGTTGTGGACCGGTTCCTGGCAGATCTGGAGACCCAGAGCGCAGGTGCAGCTAAGTAA
- the atpE gene encoding ATP synthase F0 subunit C: MEGTINGSLNLIGYGLSAIGGGIGVGLVFAAYINGVARQPEAQRVLQPIAFLGLALTEALAILGLVFAFVLS; the protein is encoded by the coding sequence ATGGAAGGCACAATCAACGGCTCCCTCAACCTCATCGGCTATGGCCTCTCGGCCATCGGCGGTGGTATCGGTGTGGGTCTCGTGTTCGCCGCTTACATCAACGGTGTGGCACGTCAGCCGGAGGCTCAGCGTGTGCTGCAGCCGATCGCATTCCTTGGTCTGGCACTGACCGAAGCCCTCGCCATCCTTGGTCTCGTCTTCGCTTTCGTCCTTTCCTAG
- the atpB gene encoding F0F1 ATP synthase subunit A translates to MIALALPAQDSGEFTPPGINEMHLPAILPWGAAEGFSKQMLLVLLSVVFIAVFFVLAARKQQLVPGKLQFAGEAAYGFVRNGIAKDIIGGRDFIKYVPLLFSLFFFILVNNIYGAIPVIQLPTFSHVGGAYVLAGIVYFTWIAIGVKKNGLRYFKLATVPSGVPWFILPIVIPIEIISNFVVRPVTHSLRLFATMLAGHLIVMIAGSGIEYLVMQESILLKGTSVLVLAGAIAMYMLEALIMVLQAYVFTLLTAIYIEGALHADSH, encoded by the coding sequence TTGATCGCGCTTGCGCTCCCGGCCCAAGATTCAGGAGAGTTTACACCTCCTGGTATTAACGAAATGCATTTGCCGGCAATCCTGCCGTGGGGTGCCGCAGAAGGATTCTCCAAGCAGATGCTGCTGGTCCTCCTCTCTGTCGTCTTTATCGCCGTCTTCTTCGTGCTGGCTGCACGCAAGCAGCAGCTGGTACCCGGCAAGCTCCAGTTCGCCGGCGAGGCCGCCTACGGCTTCGTCCGCAATGGCATCGCCAAGGACATCATCGGCGGCCGCGACTTTATCAAGTACGTGCCCCTGCTGTTCAGCCTGTTCTTCTTCATCCTGGTGAACAACATCTACGGCGCCATCCCGGTCATCCAGCTCCCCACGTTTTCGCACGTCGGCGGAGCATACGTCCTGGCCGGCATCGTGTACTTCACCTGGATCGCCATCGGCGTCAAGAAGAACGGCCTTCGCTACTTCAAGCTGGCCACCGTTCCGTCGGGTGTTCCCTGGTTCATCCTGCCGATCGTCATCCCGATCGAGATCATCTCCAACTTCGTCGTCCGGCCCGTGACGCACAGCCTCCGTCTGTTCGCCACCATGCTGGCCGGCCACCTCATCGTGATGATCGCCGGTTCCGGCATCGAATACCTGGTCATGCAGGAAAGCATCCTCCTGAAGGGCACCTCTGTCCTGGTGCTCGCCGGTGCGATCGCCATGTACATGCTTGAGGCCCTGATCATGGTTCTGCAGGCTTACGTCTTTACCCTGCTGACGGCGATCTACATCGAAGGCGCCCTGCACGCCGACAGCCACTAG
- a CDS encoding AtpZ/AtpI family protein yields the protein MRNSRKRDAAGNGSRAQGSSAPGVSSENTDGGYNAGMAVFSYIIGGIIVWSLIGWGLDFLWGTRWIVLAGALLGAVGGFYLSHMHGLTSSRKNTGDRPAASGPSQDGGTNAK from the coding sequence GTGCGTAACTCAAGGAAACGTGACGCTGCCGGTAACGGCAGCCGTGCGCAGGGCAGTTCTGCGCCCGGCGTCTCCAGCGAAAACACCGACGGCGGATACAACGCCGGGATGGCCGTCTTCAGCTACATCATTGGCGGAATCATCGTCTGGAGTTTGATAGGGTGGGGATTGGATTTTCTGTGGGGAACGCGCTGGATTGTGCTCGCAGGCGCTCTGCTTGGAGCCGTCGGAGGTTTTTACCTTTCCCACATGCATGGCCTCACCAGTTCCCGCAAAAACACTGGTGATCGTCCTGCTGCCAGCGGTCCGTCCCAGGACGGCGGCACGAATGCCAAATAA